The window gattgttaaaaggcctcattggtacagctacagaagccgatgttgctgaagttcacgatcagttagacaaatggggtactattttgaataaccaggccattgttctcagttcccaaaacaaagctattgagacggttgttaagactcaaaaagttatcatagaccgcctcaacaacttcacatccctcataacccagcttcagcaggaccaacaccagtacttattggctcaccatttggctttaatggcagcaaacctaagagctgtctaccttgcaatcacaaattttaaattagcactgcaggacacatttacactgctcagagacgtgttagatggtgttgtaaccccttcccttctcacccctcaggaacttatgcatgtcattgattgggccagaacagaaaaaggcttaactcctgttttcagtgagacccaggttcaatattattatccctacatggaggcaacattgactacagatggtatcttggtgcatataccctttaggtcgccagatatgttcactatctatcacgttcatccattccctacagttgtcaattcttccatctaccaactatctacatctcataccactctcttggtttcatcagatttcatgcacattgcttttccagctgactttcatgattgccatatcacccgattccagatgtacctttgccctgcttaccagtacgtctttttgcctaccagtaattatccttgtgagctgggtctagttagaaactccccaattgaatctctgtgtcttttcaccccagtcgaggataccaccatcttccaccttagagtgaaaccctggcgttacttctatttccatcattcaaTTGCTCTTACAGTTacttgccctggatcccgacctagcaacaccgctgtccacggctcctttgtcatcttggaggcctgcagtctcacatcccacaacctaaccactaaacaatctaaccatctattgcttaaccaaacctttcatacctacaacctcaaacccttTCACTTGCCGACACCAACAACTCCCCTACAACTCGAACCCTTACACTCTTtaggagacaccttacccaaactcaCTGCACCgaacatcaccctacaacccatttcctctctcaccaTCTGGCCAGAACTTCGCCCCGAcactgtataccccatcctcgcgtcactgactacggtactgacgctcactgtgatcctagctaccctcctcatctgtgtcttccaccgccgctacgccttcctgcgtcgagccGTCCTCCAGCGCCCCTTACAGCCAGCAACGGCATAGGCCATATTCCCGTTgtccaataattttttttttccattgagcaTAATTGtattcatctgccatttatctataaccagaggacaggataatttctttacaataactaactaacatgcaagtcctctgtgatatgtatctatttCCCATTTGTATATACACCTATATCTCCATATACAaccaattttttttgtttccatattttaacttaacCATGTATGTATTCCCATACCATTTATTCCATGATCATGATCATATTTTCTACGatatattatttctcatattatatttagttaataaatcattctcccgggagtttagatattagaaaacaaatatttttttttttgtgcacttgtttttatttgtttatacaccattactATAGGTAATGTAACCATGTGCCAATTGTTTAACTTAcatttaactgctatttgtcCCTCATGGGCTTATCATCCTGtatcccattcattatttttttttcccattcccttatactgtgtacttcctttctcgtcttcatactttctatacctcattttgcccggccatccttgtacatagagttttactttcatcgtggcgtgggcgccacgctagcctgaccgagcattgtaaacatgtaaatattaatcctaaatatctatccgtttccacttcttctccctctatctgtataaatccttttgtgactaggcaacctcatgaacgaaagatgacgcacatagcttgtgcggctgccgagggcagtcatcatttcgtctagatagagttcacatcaccgctccgtgtaagacacaaaaccagtaaaaagacaagttaagcaaggactttaactccaaacctgctaaacttatacaTGTATTATTAGACCAGCCAAAATAAAATAGAAGTGTGAGCTGGATTTTTGTGAAACAATCAGAACAAGTCTCGCTCCCCTTCCAAGCAGACTTGCTCCTGCTCACTCAGGTTAAAATGGCTGTAGTGATATTATTTGTGAGCAGAAATTCAAGAATCTAAAGTGCAATTTCGAAATGTAattattgtcctggagattatagtGTAGGATTGTGTAACTAGGACTGGTGAGGAGTGATACATTTGTTGTGATGTTGAGAAGAGATAGAAACCAAAGTGTGTGGTTCTGGTGCTTGTGAGAGTTTTAGTAGATACGTAAAAATCATAAATGCATTTTTCAGTTAGAGTTTTATGTTCGCGACGTGTCGTCGTTGATCGCCATGTCAATTGCTGAACGTGCCATAATGTTAGGATTGTAATGGAGTGTAACATGTCAAGTGAAGAAattatttttcataatttttaaATAAATGTTAGTTATatattttcccttgtttatccccgaaccctAGTCTCACATAACAACTTGAGTCGGATCACACTACCAAGGACACGAGACGGTAAGTTCATTtaggagtaattaatgagtgataaaagagtggTTTTAATGCCAGTgtcacatataaaaaaaagattaaatacaaaaaaaaaggagtgtaCAAAAATTTAAATAAGCCACACTGGAGTGGACCATTTTCTGTTGCCAACTTTGATTTTTCTTAGAGGGAACAGTGCTTTGAAGCCATTTACTTTGTGTTCTGATTGACCCTTACTCTGCATCCTTTGCCTGAAAGAAAACATCCCTAATTTTCACACACTGATGTTCAGATCTAGACATTATTAAGTAATACATATATATTAAACTGAAATGTCTTTGTTAGTGTAAGCAATAATGTACAGGAAGGCAGTCTGCTCTAAACTTTAGCAGTGGAAATGAAGAATCCCTCATAGCACCTCACTGACATACAAGTGAATGGGTAATAAGGCCAAGAGTGGAAGAGGTGTCATACCTGAGTCTGGGTGAGCTTGAGTGTGAAGACTGCGTGTGAGCGGGAGGACTTATCATTCAGACCCGTGGCAGCGATGGAGCGTTCCTTGTTCCCCAGCATCAGCCAGGTCTGTTGGGTAACAACAAATAGTACAAGCAAAGACCCTTGGAAGAAACATCTCATTAAAGACAAAAACATCATAAGAATATCTACTGGTTAAACTTAAATACAGATTATAGacaacacaataaaaaaatagaatttaACACAAGAACGCGGGGGGCGCGCgggtggtagacagctgtagctcggcagtggacgccattttgctgccagaacagcttgtaaacgtcctcagaagatcagcagaCGCCATTAtactgccaaaacagctagtaaatgtcttcagaagatcagcggatgccattttgctgccagaacagcttgtAAACGTCTTCAGAAGATCAgcagacgccattttgctgccagaacagcttgtaaacgtcctcagaagatcaacggacaccattttgctgccaaaacagctatagtccggcaaatcttaagtggcggctctgacgtagacagcccgctagaccctgttgccacgtctccaactgacctcgcatatattctctctctctctctctctctctctctctctctctctctctctctctctctgtgtgtgtgtgtgtgtgtgtgcgagaaaagtgggggtgtactctcattcggggagtatggtgcacgacaatgcataataataataataataataataataataataataatattaataataataataataataataataataataataataataataataataataataataaacctctctaaaaaaaaaatgcaccaagactctttacccccttgggtggtgtggaaatacggtcaaagtgtaatattttaatgttcttagcaaccactccttccccactccctggccatccccagcggaacctcaccattcacctgaaTGACTTgcatcaaaatttgcttgacggtcctggcattccacatacaggtacagtctccatattttatcataattgtGCCATATagctgacattgtatggcagatggcagacacacaccaaaaaatggcagaaatgcgataattaaagcaggcagagcaactggcaactgcggtgtgttcatacctgtcaagtcttacgttttttgcgtaagtcttatgtaatttcggtgattttcaagtctcaCGGAGTAAggtgaaaatcttacgttttttctatGCTTGcgatgtgggttttttttttatatgtttgttttaacccgagaacgtcggcagacccttttcagggctttcacgagttgtggctgtggtacggtggaccctaaaaagggctcgccataaaacacctaattcgagctaattgtaggcggtggtggcatagcgcaacccaccatgaatgccctgggtCATCGTGGTGGGTGAATGATCTtgaagtgggcttttttgtcataggtggtgctgtaaggtcatggcatactgaattagctatccatacaggaatcacttgtcaaattctctaaagcagacaacaagtgactctcggctagatgccacacgtcacgagactgtttattttgtaacaaacatcagccaaaaagaatggagtttgactaaaataaatatttttaaaggCTTTATAGTtgtgagaggagtactctgatgtatgttccatgctcttttcttagtctcaaaatgcagtgtgatattgtcgtttctcggccacttctcggctttcccatagccaaaGCCCACTGgttaaacaatttgaaatatatcgtacgcaCCATTTTAAATTCATGTCAGCATGCTGAGTAATGGTTACTGTTACggttggttagtgtgtgtgtgtgtgtgtgtgtgtgtgtgtgtgtgtgtgtgtgtgtgtgtgtgtgtgggggggggggggtacacctcgtgcaccctgcttgagtccgtcggaaccatacctgtcaagtcttacgttttttatacacaaacttatggtctctaacgcaaaatcttatgacaagacaccacagtagcttgacaggtatggtgttgggttgacttgagctgacaacgccacAGTGGCAgtgctgccaagtgttgtacaaatttctttgtattcactcacagattgAAAATTAGtcataaaaaacatatttgtttttatactagagtgagaaagagagagatacggggagatagagagagagagaagggtgtgagaggcacggtacgcgaggtcagttggagacatagcaccagtgtctagcgggctgtctacgtcagagccaccacttaagatttgccggactatagtaaacgtcctcagaagatcagcggatgccattttgctgccagtgagatgCCGTTACCATAGCGGCGAGGTGCAcaaatggcaagaccacctgcGCAAATGATGGGATGATGGCCGTAAATTAAGgccgcgcaaatggtgaggttttactgtagtAAGACAGGGAGAACATGCAACTTAAAGATTCTAATCTTTGTCTGCCTGCATTGGTATCAACAATACGTGTGCTAAGTGAGTTCATAACACTGTGGGCCAGATCAATTTGTCCAGTGAATAAGTGTTACACACAACACTATAATACTCCCATCTGAAACGGGCCGATGGGTGTCAGTAGGTGCAGGTCAGCCCTGCCCCGCAACTCTGCCACACACTTTCAATACCTCTTGCTTCCTCTATTATGTTGTACAAATACCACAACACTTGATAACCTTGGAAtacaacattgtcaagtgtcatggtatttatacaaaatttttgttattatcttaaaaaataaacaatcttaacactttcACGCACACCCTCCCATCTGATTTTCTTGTCCAAAACGCACACCTAACTGGCTATTGGGAGGCCTGATTTTGGTACCTTAAGCACGCGGTATAAATTTTTTCAAAACTCGCTTATCGAATCTTTTGCTCGATTCACTTTTATGAAACTGCATACATTCCACTGTAAATTGTAAGCTCTttcatatggaaagaaaaaaaataatgtttgttttatattttaccgAGATATTGTGAGTTGAAGTGATGCGAACCGATTTCTGAAATAAAAAACTCACACTTTCACAAAGGAGTAAAAATATAACAAATTGTGCTCTATGACAAAAGAAGCGGACATTTCTGAGCTAATTACCGCAACAAACGGAATTTTGATACACCAATTATAACGGTCATAGATTTGAAAAAAAAGATTTTTTCAAAAATGTTCACTTTCTTCCACTTATCTCCATAactgttatagttttttttattattgtttcatctTAAAGAACAGATAATTACCAATACAATGGTAGTTTCAGATTTTTTATATGACGTATAGTTGATGAGTTaagcttgaaagaaaaaaaatctttggTAACTCTGCCCCCCGCCACACACTAGCCCGTCCGCGACCGCTAGAGAGAGTCAACTGAAGAGATTTTCACCATTCACCAGGAAAATTTCCCGGCAAGAAGGGTCTATCAGCTAACCTCGAGCCGACATGCGCTAGCCTGTCTACAGACCAAGTATCACGCATCAATGAGAATTACAGAATTTTGGGTGAATTTTTTTGTATCAGTGACACGATAGTTGCGTCAATCATAAGCCGTGCTTTTCGACCAGACAATTATACTGACGTGTATGTCGCGTCCACGCGCACAAAAGTGTCAACACTACATGACCTTACTTGATTACCCAATTATtttattaaattcatttaaaggtactAAACAGCTGACATATGAGATGAAGCAAGAGGTGTTGGGGGGGGGTGGCAGAGTTGCGGGGCGGGGCCAACCCGCGCCTGCCGACACTCTatcggccagtttcaaatgggtGTACTATACCATAGTActatgtgaaacttttggtgacctcaacatcctcaccacatgcataaACAGACTGAACTGTCATCTAGTAAGCCTCCAAACAACTGAACCTTGGTTTTGGACCAGGAGACCTTCAGTTACAGAGGCTTCACTTCTTCATGCAGCACTTCCAGAGATAACACCAGGACCTCCAATAATTCACAGGAAGTAAATCAGCAGCAGCAAacacaaggtcagtgaccttgatgtTGCCAACAGATGCTCTGCAATGACTTTGATCAACAACTATGCCTAATaaccagtccatacaagtgttgaaaagtgatggagcaggGACACAGCCCTACTTCACCACTGATTTAGCAAGGAAGAAGGTGGAAACGCCTCCCCAAcatttcacagcactctcagtcccagagtaaaggaAAGTCATCAAGTCAATAATTCTTGCAGGAATTCCACTGACTCGAAGAATGTCCCACAGCTTCCCATGATGCACAAAGTCAAAGGCCTTGAGATCAACATAGGCTGTTAGTCAAAACTCATGTTGGTCTTCCAGAAGGACACGAAGTGCTAGGATACAGTCAATTGTTGACATGCTGAATGTGAACCTAGgttgctcaggtctctgaaactttagcagatgTGATCAAATTCGCATCAGCAGTAGATGAGTGAGCACTTTGACTGGCACATTGTGTAGTGCAATTGCAGTTCCATCAGTGCACTTTCCATTTCCAGACAGGGACAACCAACCCCCTTTtctagtcaggaggaatggtatcaaattgacacacagaaagacagcaCCATATGCAACCCACGGATCATGGCTCAACCACCTGCTTTCAGCATAGCACTAATATAGTGAATTTGCCTTACCCTGGGCACTGAGAGGAGCAACTTGTGGTTGGAGGAAAAGCTTGAGTGTGGCGTAAGAGTCGGGGAGTTATCGTACATCTGTCACCCATTAGCCTCACTATGGACATGAGGGAAAAGACACATGCTCACTGCCACTCTGTGACTCTTTGTCTGGCTTGTTTAGTAATTCCTACCATGGAAATGGGTATAAAAATTTCCTAGGGATGGCAAAATGACCAAGCAACAACAAACTGCCCATATAAGAGAAAAGGCACTAAAAGTGAGGATGTGAAAGCATCAGTGAGGCTGGCTCCAGCATGTTGCTCACAGAAACATAAAATGCAGCCTCCCAAGCATCAACCTCACCTTAAAAACTGGCCATGTATCTCGGTAAAGAATGAATTTGAGTTTTGACATTGAAGTAttgaaagaagacagagaagaggacTATATTTTACTATCAAAAACTACTTTGCCAAAGTTATTGAGAATGTATGCCAGGAGTAAGTGTTGCGGGAAAATGGAGATACATGTTGATATAATCAAAACTCCTTAATGAAGTTACATTCTAATGAGGTATTTTACCTTATACCAGTAAAAGTGCCAGAAGAATAAAACTGAGCTGATTCATCGATGTCTCTAAAAGAGCAATCACAAAAGTTTAGAATAAATATTTTAGTGGATTTATGAAATTGACCATGAATCTTGTCATTATGTACACAGGAAACATATGTAAAATTTATGGCTATCAGATTAAATTTAacctagtacaggtaactctcgatttacgcgagtattgtgtccttgaagaggtcacgtaaatcaaaaacaatgtaaatcaaacaagaggttggTTTGAAGGTTTCTatctaaaaataaatattcacttcattcagtggagagagagagagagagagagagagagagagagagagagagagagagagagagagagagagagagagagagagagagagagagagagagagagagagagagagagagagagagagagagagagagagagagagagagagagagagagagagagagagagagagagagagagagagagagagaatatccatatcaccgagatatccactcaggcactcggtctcagcctcactcgtgtgaggaagaaatgagggacaccatgagcgactggctagtattggtaccggtaccgagcagtctggtactggtaccataccatatagctggtaccattagtaccagtactgctactggtacctgcccaccgttattgttgagtagcgtggcagcgtgggtactgtattgttgttcaagtggcgcgcgggaagaactgagctcagctgtgtggccgcggcgccgtgtgagtccagttgcatgagacatctggtggccactccataaaatatcgcttataagtgaaaaaaacgtgtaaattaaacatttatttggattttggatcccgcgttatttcaaaaacgcgtaaagcaaacttgcgtaaatcgagttacctgtaagaTACTCTTAAACTTTGAAGGGCTGTACATACAGTCTGGACCCCCTATATGCGAACTAACAAATTGTGAAACCGCTACAATGCGAACTCACTCAAGAcactttttttacttgttttaataTGCAAAATATTCAACTCCTAATATGCAAATCTAGGAATATAATTATAAGGGAAAAACAGTTTTCCAGTGAATATGCAAAGGTCATGTACCGAATAAGTGAGGCCGGCAATTGATTTGCCATCTACAGAAAAAGTTCAGTACTTCGAATGGCATCAGACTGAAGGTCATTTGGATTATGAAGTAGTGCAGATTCTTGGGTGGGAGTCctgaaaacaaaatatattcACGATCGGAAAAAAATTACATGTTTTATTACTCACCAGTATTGCCTAAGTGGTGAACAGCAGTTTTAAGAAGGTAAAGCTATGTAAAAAGAGTAGATCCAGAGGTAATAAAGGCACAAATAAGTAAAGGAGGTTCATGAAACTGCCAAGCAGCAAAGGGGTGCTATCAGAAAGGCAAACTCCTCAGACAATCATGGAGTCAAGTTGAGGCTGCCTGCGACTCAGGGTGAAGCCAATGCCATGTCTTTGGCCACTAGTGTATCTCAGGACGATGACAATATCATGTCTGTGGTCTCCTCTCAACTCTGAGAGGTTTGGCGAGTTAATGTCTGAAATAAGATCAAAGCCAGGAGACCTAACCAGTGACAGCAGAAGTGAGTGAAGACACCACTGGAGCACCCTGCCAGTGCCCCAAGGGGCCACAGTAGATGCCCTGAGCCCTGGACACCTAGCTCCTCCCTTCCCAGCAAGTCCATCAACCAAATAAACTTTAGtaactattattttatttgtcattTTTAAGCTACAGTCATGGTTATTCTTAAAATACAGTTAGAATGGTAGGCAACAAGTGGTACTGGGGACTGTCTGACTATGTATCACTTTTCTGTTGATTCTTTGGTTGACAATATATGAAAATCACAAAATGTGAAGCATACTGCAACCCAAAAACTTGCATAGTGCAGGTCCAGTTGTCATGCCCTGTGAGCTTATTTTTCTACCTATTCCTCGAttttccaacacgtcctctgcgtgcatctaaacacacgagaaattaatcaagatcagggtattcgccggctgcctgggattgaacccgcgaccagcgtgacgggagagccactccttaccgagtcggccaaagaggtaccccactggctaagtgggttatgggaggctcgttcatcaggcatagtcgccgcactacacgaatTTCCCCGTTATGCAGactaatttctgtgtgttgaggcctttagactgtgacccattttggtgcactatttcacaatgttcccgtagagacatacctccaacacttcccattttccattaccctaggagcatgggccatcctacctgttaccccttcggggaaactcaactgaactgcaggagaggatgcccaccgctatgccaccactgtcatgccccgggagctgtattttctctttttctattatccaacacgtcctctgcgtgtattgaaacacacgagaaatttatcaagatcagggtattcgccggctgcctgggattgaacccacgaccagcgtgacgggagagccactccttaccgagtcggccatagaggtaccccactggctaagtgggttatgggaggctcattca of the Eriocheir sinensis breed Jianghai 21 chromosome 24, ASM2467909v1, whole genome shotgun sequence genome contains:
- the LOC127002839 gene encoding uncharacterized protein LOC127002839, whose product is MLLPCLCVLGGVLLVLPTNATKQPSYEQHLRVGAIVEPDGPVMVVEDVVDVRITLCDFQKLERLHIPQFRRQIQQAEAVLQQTSDTVHKLNHPLTLTYFSTLMLSFLNIQQAFDSLLEWTPFSTYLKTPVAHARSKRGLIDIGGRLLKGLIGTATEADVAEVHDQLDKWGTILNNQAIVLSSQNKAIETVVKTQKVIIDRLNNFTSLITQLQQDQHQYLLAHHLALMAANLRAVYLAITNFKLALQDTFTLLRDVLDGVVTPSLLTPQELMHVIDWARTEKGLTPVFSETQVQYYYPYMEATLTTDGILVHIPFRSPDMFTIYHVHPFPTVVNSSIYQLSTSHTTLLVSSDFMHIAFPADFHDCHITRFQMYLCPAYQYVFLPTSNYPCELGLVRNSPIESLCLFTPVEDTTIFHLRVKPWRYFYFHHSIALTVTCPGSRPSNTAVHGSFVILEACSLTSHNLTTKQSNHLLLNQTFHTYNLKPFHLPTPTTPLQLEPLHSLGDTLPKLTAPNITLQPISSLTIWPELRPDTVYPILASLTTVLTLTVILATLLICVFHRRYAFLRRAVLQRPLQPATA